The following proteins are co-located in the Gorilla gorilla gorilla isolate KB3781 chromosome 18, NHGRI_mGorGor1-v2.1_pri, whole genome shotgun sequence genome:
- the NLRC5 gene encoding protein NLRC5 isoform X9, whose protein sequence is MDPVGLQLGNKNLWSCLVRLLTKDPEWLNAKMKFFLPNTDLDSRNETLDPEQRVILQLNKLHVQGSDAWQSFIHCVCMQLEVPLDLEVLLLSTFGCDDGFTSQLGAEGKSQPESQLHHGLKRPHQSCGSSPRRKQCKKQQLELAKKYLQLLRTSAQQRYRSQIPGSGQPHAFHQVYVPPILRRATASLDTPEGAIMGDLKVEDGADVSISDLFNTRVNKGPRVTVLLGKAGMGKTTLAHRLCQKWAEGHLNCFQALFLFEFRQLNLITRFLTPSELLFDLYPSPESDHDTVFQYLEKNADQVLLIFDGLDEALQPMGPDGPGPVLTLFSHLCNGTLLPGCRVMATSRPGKLPACLPAEAAMVHMLGFDGPRVEEYVNHFFSAQPLREGALVELQTNGRLRSLCAVPALCQVACLCLHHLLPDHAPGQSVALLPTMTQLYMQMVLALSPPGHLPTSSLLDLGEVALRGLETGKVIFYAKDIAPPLIAFGATHSLLTSFCVRTGPEHQQTGYSFTHLSLQEFLAALHLMASPKVNKDTLTQYVTLHSRWVQRTKARLGLSDHLPTFLAGLASCTCRPFLSHLAQGNEDCVGAKQAAVVQVLKKLATRKLTGPKVVELCHCVDETQEPELASLTAQSLPYQLPFHNFPLTCTDLATLTNILEHREAPIHLDFDGCPLEPHCPEALVGCGQIENLSFKSRKCGDAFAEALSRSLPTMGRLQMLGLAGSKITARGISHLVKALPLCPQLKEVSFRDNQLSDQVVLNIVEVLPHLPRLRKLDLSSNSICVSTLLCLARVAVTCPTVRMLQAREADLIFLLSPPTETTAELQRAPDLQESDGQRKGAQSRSLTLRLQKCQLQVHDAEALIALLQEGPHLEEVDLSGNQLEDEGCRLMAEAASQLHITRKLDLSDNGLSVAGVHCVLRAMSACWTLAELHISLQHKTVIFMFAQEPEEQKGPQERAAFLDSLMLQMPSELPLSSRRMRLTHCGLQAKHLEQLCKALGGSCHLGHLHLDFSGNALGDEGAARLAQLLPGLGALQSLNLSENGLSLDAVLGLVRCFSTLQWLFRLDISFESQHILLRGDKTGRDIWATGSSPDFPAAAEFLGFRQRCIPRSLCLSECPLEPPSLTRLCATLKDCPGPLELQLSCKFLSDQSLETLLDCLPQLPQLSLLQLSQTGLSPKSPFLLANTLSLCPRVKKVDLRSLNHATLHFRSNEEEEGVCCGRFTGCSLSQEHVESFCWLLSKCKDLSQVDLSANLLGDSGLRCLLECLPQVPISGLLDLSHNSVSQESALYLVETLPSCPRVREASVNLGSEQSFRIHFSREDQAGKTLRLSECSFQPEHVSRLATGLSQSLQLTELTLTQCCLGQKQLAILLRLVGRPAGLFSLR, encoded by the exons ATGGACCCCGTTGGCCTCCAGCTCGGCAACAAGAACCTGTGGAGCTGTCTTGTGAGGCTGCTCACCAAAGACCCAGAATGGCTGAACGCCAAGATGAAGTTCTTCCTCCCCAACACGGACCTGGATTCCAGGAACGAGACCTTGGACCCTGAACAGAGAGTCATCCTACAACTCAACAAGCTGCATGTCCAGGGTTCGGACGCCTGGCAGTCTTTCATTCATTGTGTGTGCATGCAGCTGGAGGTGCCTCTGGACCTGGAGGTGCTGCTGCTGAGTACTTTTGGCTGTGATGATG GGTTCACCAGCCAGCTGGGAGCTGAGGGGAAAAGCCAACCTGAATCTCAGCTCCACCATG GCCTGAAGCGCCCACATCAGAGCTGTGGGTCCTCACCCCGCCGGAAGCAGTGCAAGAAGCAGCAGCTAG AGTTGGCCAAGAAGTACCTGCAGCTCCTGCGGACCTCTGCCCAGCAGCGCTACAGGAGCCAAATTCCTGGGTCAGGGCAGCCCCACGCCTTCCACCAGGTCTATGTCCCTCCAATCCTGCGCCGGGCCACAGCGTCCTTAGACACTCCGGAGGGGGCCATTATGGGGGACCTCAAGGTGGAAGATGGTGCTGACGTGAGCATCTCGGACCTCTTCAACACCAGGGTTAACAAGGGCCCGAGGGTGACCGTGCTTTTGGGGAAGGCTGGCATGGGCAAGACCACGCTGGCCCACCGGCTCTGCCAGAAGTGGGCAGAGGGCCATCTGAACTGTTTCCAGGCCCTGTTCCTTTTTGAATTCCGCCAGCTCAACCTGATCACGAGGTTCCTGACACCGTCCGAGCTCCTTTTTGATCTGTACCCGAGCCCTGAATCGGACCACGACACTGTCTTCCAGTACCTGGAGAAGAACGCTGACCAAGTCCTGCTGATCTTTGATGGGCTAGATGAGGCCCTCCAGCCTATGGGTCCTGATGGCCCAGGCCCAGTCCTCACCCTTTTCTCCCATCTCTGCAATGGGACCCTCCTGCCTGGCTGCCGGGTGATGGCTACCTCCCGTCCAGGGaagctgcctgcctgcctgcctgcagaGGCAGCCATGGTCCACATGTTGGGCTTTGATGGGCCACGGGTGGAAGAATATGTGAATCACTTCTTCAGCGCCCAGCCATTGCGGGAGGGGGCCCTGGTGGAGTTACAGACAAATGGACGTCTCCGAAGCCTGTGTGCGGTGCCCGCACTGTGCCAAGttgcctgtctctgcctccaccATCTGCTTCCTGACCACGCCCCAGGCCAGTCTGTGGCCCTCCTGCCCACCATGACTCAGCTCTATATGCAGATGGTGCTCGCCCTCAGCCCCCCTGGGCACTTGCCCACCTCGTCCCTACTGGACCTGGGGGAGGTGGCCCTGAGGGGCCTGGAGACAGGGAAGGTTATCTTCTATGCAAAAGATATTGCTCCACCCTTGATAGCTTTTGGGGCCACTCACAGCCTGCTGACTTCCTTCTGCGTCCGCACAGGCCCTGAGCACCAGCAGACAGGCTATTctttcacccacctcagcctgcaggAGTTTCTTGCTGCCCTGCACCTGATGGCCAGCCCCAAGGTGAACAAAGACACACTTACCCAGTATGTTACCCTCCATTCCCGCTGGGTACAGCGGACCAAAGCTAGACTGGGCCTCTCAGACCACCTCCCCACCTTCCTGGCGGGCCTGGCATCCTGCACCTGCCGCCCCTTCCTTAGCCACCTGGCGCAGGGCAATGAGGACTGTGTGGGTGCCAAGCAGGCTGCTGTAGTGCAGGTGTTGAAGAAGTTGGCCACCCGCAAGCTCACAGGGCCAAAGGTTGTAGAGCTGTGTCACTGTGTGGATGAGACACAGGAGCCTGAGCTGGCCAGTCTCACCGCACAAAGCCTCCCCTATCAACTGCCCTTCCACAATTTCCCACTGACCTGCACCGACCTGGCCACCCTGACCAACATCCTAGAGCACAGGGAGGCCCCCATCCACCTGGATTTTGATGGCTGTCCCCTGGAGCCCCACTGCCCTGAGGCTCTGGTAGGCTGTGGGCAGATAGAGAATCTCAG CTTTAAGAGCAGGAAGTGTGGGGATGCCTTTGCAGAAGCCCTCTCCAGGAGCTTGCCGACAATGGGGAGGCTGCAGATGCTGGG GTTAGCAGGAAGTAAAATCACTGCCCGAGGCATCAGCCACCTGGTGAAAGCTTTGCCTCTCTGTCCACAGCTGAAAGAAGTCAG TTTTCGGGACAACCAGCTCAGTGACCAGGTGGTGCTGAACATTGTGGAGGTTCTCCCTCACCTACCACGGCTCCGGAAGCTTGA CCTGAGCAGCAACAGCATCTGCGTGTCAACCCTACTCTGCTTGGCAAGGGTGGCAGTCACGTGTCCTACCGTCAGGATGCTTCAGGCCAG GGAGGCGGAcctcatcttccttctttccccgcCCACAGAGACAACTGCAGAGCTACAAAG AGCTCCAGACCTGCAGGAAAGTGACGGCCAGAGGAAAGGGGCTCAGAGCAGAAGCTTGACGCTCAG GCTGCAGAAGTGTCAGCTCCAGGTCCACGATGCGGAGGCCCTCATAGCCCTGCTCCAGGAAGGCCCTCACCTGGAGGAAGTGGA cctctcaggGAACCAGCTGGAAGATGAAGGCTGTCGGCTGATGGCAGAGGCTGCATCCCAGCTGCACATCACCAGGAAGCTGGA CCTCAGCGACAACGGGCTTTCTGTGGCCGGGGTGCATTGTGTGCTGAGGGCCATGAGTGCGTGCTGGACCCTGGCAGAGCTGCACATCAG CCTGCAGCACAAAACTGTGATCTTCATGTTTGCCCAGGAGCCAGAGGAGCAGAAGGGGCCCCAGGAGAG GGCTGCATTTCTTGACAGCCTCATGCTCCAGATGCCCTCTGAGCTGCCTCTGAGCTCCCGAAGGATGAG GCTGACACATTGTGGCCTCCAAGCAAAGCACCTAGAGCAGCTCTGCAAGGCTCTGGGAGGAAGCTGCCACCTCGGTCACCTCCACCTCGA cttctCAGGCAATGCTCTGGGGGATGAAGGTGCAGCCCGGCTGGCTCAGCTGCTCCCAGGGCTGGGAGCTCTGCAGTCCTTGAA CCTCAGTGAGAACGGTTTGTCCCTGGATGCCGTGTTGGGTTTGGTTCGGTGCTTCTCCACCCTGCAGTGGCTCTTCCGCTTGGACATCAG CTTTGAAAGCCAACACATCCTCCTGAGAGGGGACAAGACAGGCAG GGATATATGGGCCACTGGATCTTCGCCAGACTTCCCAGCTGCAGCCGAGTTCTTAGGGTTCCGTCAGCGCTGCATCCCCAGGAGCCTCTG CCTCAGTGAGTGTCCTCTGGAGCCCCCAAGCCTCACCCGCCTCTGTGCCACTCTGAAGGACTGCCCGGGACCCCTGGAACTCCA ATTGTCCTGTAAGTTCCTGAGTGACCAGAGCCTGGAGACTCTGCTGGACTGCCTACCTCAACTCCCTCAGCTGAGCCTGCTGCA GCTGAGCCAGACGGGACTGTCCCCAAAAAGCCCCTTCCTGCTGGCCAACACCTTAAGCCTGTGTCCACGGGTTAAAAAGGTGGATCTCAG GTCCCTGAACCATGCAACTTTGCACTTCAGATCCAACGAGGAGGAGGAAGGCGTGTGCTGTGG CAGGTTCACAGGCTGCAGCCTCAGCCAGGAGCACGTAGAGTCATTCTGCTGGTTGCTGAGCAAGTGTAAAGACCTCAGCCAGGTGGA CCTCTCAGCAAACCTGCTGGGCGACAGCGGGCTCAGATGCCTTCTGGAATGTCTGCCGCAGGTGCCCATCTCCGGTTTGCTTGA TCTGAGTCACAACAGCGTTTCTCAGGAAAGTGCCCTGTACCTGGTGGAGACCCTGCCCTCCTGCCCACGTGTCCGGGAGGCCTCAGTGAA
- the NLRC5 gene encoding protein NLRC5 isoform X5 encodes MDPVGLQLGNKNLWSCLVRLLTKDPEWLNAKMKFFLPNTDLDSRNETLDPEQRVILQLNKLHVQGSDAWQSFIHCVCMQLEVPLDLEVLLLSTFGCDDGFTSQLGAEGKSQPESQLHHGLKRPHQSCGSSPRRKQCKKQQLELAKKYLQLLRTSAQQRYRSQIPGSGQPHAFHQVYVPPILRRATASLDTPEGAIMGDLKVEDGADVSISDLFNTRVNKGPRVTVLLGKAGMGKTTLAHRLCQKWAEGHLNCFQALFLFEFRQLNLITRFLTPSELLFDLYPSPESDHDTVFQYLEKNADQVLLIFDGLDEALQPMGPDGPGPVLTLFSHLCNGTLLPGCRVMATSRPGKLPACLPAEAAMVHMLGFDGPRVEEYVNHFFSAQPLREGALVELQTNGRLRSLCAVPALCQVACLCLHHLLPDHAPGQSVALLPTMTQLYMQMVLALSPPGHLPTSSLLDLGEVALRGLETGKVIFYAKDIAPPLIAFGATHSLLTSFCVRTGPEHQQTGYSFTHLSLQEFLAALHLMASPKVNKDTLTQYVTLHSRWVQRTKARLGLSDHLPTFLAGLASCTCRPFLSHLAQGNEDCVGAKQAAVVQVLKKLATRKLTGPKVVELCHCVDETQEPELASLTAQSLPYQLPFHNFPLTCTDLATLTNILEHREAPIHLDFDGCPLEPHCPEALVGCGQIENLSFKSRKCGDAFAEALSRSLPTMGRLQMLGLAGSKITARGISHLVKALPLCPQLKEVSFRDNQLSDQVVLNIVEVLPHLPRLRKLDLSSNSICVSTLLCLARVAVTCPTVRMLQAREADLIFLLSPPTETTAELQRAPDLQESDGQRKGAQSRSLTLRLQKCQLQVHDAEALIALLQEGPHLEEVDLSGNQLEDEGCRLMAEAASQLHITRKLDLSDNGLSVAGVHCVLRAMSACWTLAELHISLQHKTVIFMFAQEPEEQKGPQERAAFLDSLMLQMPSELPLSSRRMRLTHCGLQAKHLEQLCKALGGSCHLGHLHLDFSGNALGDEGAARLAQLLPGLGALQSLNLSENGLSLDAVLGLVRCFSTLQWLFRLDISFESQHILLRGDKTGRDIWATGSSPDFPAAAEFLGFRQRCIPRSLCLSECPLEPPSLTRLCATLKDCPGPLELQLSCKFLSDQSLETLLDCLPQLPQLSLLQLSQTGLSPKSPFLLANTLSLCPRVKKVDLRSLNHATLHFRSNEEEEGVCCGFTGCSLSQEHVESFCWLLSKCKDLSQVDLSANLLGDSGLRCLLECLPQVPISGLLDLSHNSVSQESALYLVETLPSCPRVREASVNLGSEQSFRIHFSREDQAGKTLRLSECSFQPEHVSRLATGLSQSLQLTELTLTQCCLGQKQLAILLRLVGRPAGLFSLRDSTRHTEKLSFPRLEACALGFKKKRKKERKKVSEDTELRTKIN; translated from the exons ATGGACCCCGTTGGCCTCCAGCTCGGCAACAAGAACCTGTGGAGCTGTCTTGTGAGGCTGCTCACCAAAGACCCAGAATGGCTGAACGCCAAGATGAAGTTCTTCCTCCCCAACACGGACCTGGATTCCAGGAACGAGACCTTGGACCCTGAACAGAGAGTCATCCTACAACTCAACAAGCTGCATGTCCAGGGTTCGGACGCCTGGCAGTCTTTCATTCATTGTGTGTGCATGCAGCTGGAGGTGCCTCTGGACCTGGAGGTGCTGCTGCTGAGTACTTTTGGCTGTGATGATG GGTTCACCAGCCAGCTGGGAGCTGAGGGGAAAAGCCAACCTGAATCTCAGCTCCACCATG GCCTGAAGCGCCCACATCAGAGCTGTGGGTCCTCACCCCGCCGGAAGCAGTGCAAGAAGCAGCAGCTAG AGTTGGCCAAGAAGTACCTGCAGCTCCTGCGGACCTCTGCCCAGCAGCGCTACAGGAGCCAAATTCCTGGGTCAGGGCAGCCCCACGCCTTCCACCAGGTCTATGTCCCTCCAATCCTGCGCCGGGCCACAGCGTCCTTAGACACTCCGGAGGGGGCCATTATGGGGGACCTCAAGGTGGAAGATGGTGCTGACGTGAGCATCTCGGACCTCTTCAACACCAGGGTTAACAAGGGCCCGAGGGTGACCGTGCTTTTGGGGAAGGCTGGCATGGGCAAGACCACGCTGGCCCACCGGCTCTGCCAGAAGTGGGCAGAGGGCCATCTGAACTGTTTCCAGGCCCTGTTCCTTTTTGAATTCCGCCAGCTCAACCTGATCACGAGGTTCCTGACACCGTCCGAGCTCCTTTTTGATCTGTACCCGAGCCCTGAATCGGACCACGACACTGTCTTCCAGTACCTGGAGAAGAACGCTGACCAAGTCCTGCTGATCTTTGATGGGCTAGATGAGGCCCTCCAGCCTATGGGTCCTGATGGCCCAGGCCCAGTCCTCACCCTTTTCTCCCATCTCTGCAATGGGACCCTCCTGCCTGGCTGCCGGGTGATGGCTACCTCCCGTCCAGGGaagctgcctgcctgcctgcctgcagaGGCAGCCATGGTCCACATGTTGGGCTTTGATGGGCCACGGGTGGAAGAATATGTGAATCACTTCTTCAGCGCCCAGCCATTGCGGGAGGGGGCCCTGGTGGAGTTACAGACAAATGGACGTCTCCGAAGCCTGTGTGCGGTGCCCGCACTGTGCCAAGttgcctgtctctgcctccaccATCTGCTTCCTGACCACGCCCCAGGCCAGTCTGTGGCCCTCCTGCCCACCATGACTCAGCTCTATATGCAGATGGTGCTCGCCCTCAGCCCCCCTGGGCACTTGCCCACCTCGTCCCTACTGGACCTGGGGGAGGTGGCCCTGAGGGGCCTGGAGACAGGGAAGGTTATCTTCTATGCAAAAGATATTGCTCCACCCTTGATAGCTTTTGGGGCCACTCACAGCCTGCTGACTTCCTTCTGCGTCCGCACAGGCCCTGAGCACCAGCAGACAGGCTATTctttcacccacctcagcctgcaggAGTTTCTTGCTGCCCTGCACCTGATGGCCAGCCCCAAGGTGAACAAAGACACACTTACCCAGTATGTTACCCTCCATTCCCGCTGGGTACAGCGGACCAAAGCTAGACTGGGCCTCTCAGACCACCTCCCCACCTTCCTGGCGGGCCTGGCATCCTGCACCTGCCGCCCCTTCCTTAGCCACCTGGCGCAGGGCAATGAGGACTGTGTGGGTGCCAAGCAGGCTGCTGTAGTGCAGGTGTTGAAGAAGTTGGCCACCCGCAAGCTCACAGGGCCAAAGGTTGTAGAGCTGTGTCACTGTGTGGATGAGACACAGGAGCCTGAGCTGGCCAGTCTCACCGCACAAAGCCTCCCCTATCAACTGCCCTTCCACAATTTCCCACTGACCTGCACCGACCTGGCCACCCTGACCAACATCCTAGAGCACAGGGAGGCCCCCATCCACCTGGATTTTGATGGCTGTCCCCTGGAGCCCCACTGCCCTGAGGCTCTGGTAGGCTGTGGGCAGATAGAGAATCTCAG CTTTAAGAGCAGGAAGTGTGGGGATGCCTTTGCAGAAGCCCTCTCCAGGAGCTTGCCGACAATGGGGAGGCTGCAGATGCTGGG GTTAGCAGGAAGTAAAATCACTGCCCGAGGCATCAGCCACCTGGTGAAAGCTTTGCCTCTCTGTCCACAGCTGAAAGAAGTCAG TTTTCGGGACAACCAGCTCAGTGACCAGGTGGTGCTGAACATTGTGGAGGTTCTCCCTCACCTACCACGGCTCCGGAAGCTTGA CCTGAGCAGCAACAGCATCTGCGTGTCAACCCTACTCTGCTTGGCAAGGGTGGCAGTCACGTGTCCTACCGTCAGGATGCTTCAGGCCAG GGAGGCGGAcctcatcttccttctttccccgcCCACAGAGACAACTGCAGAGCTACAAAG AGCTCCAGACCTGCAGGAAAGTGACGGCCAGAGGAAAGGGGCTCAGAGCAGAAGCTTGACGCTCAG GCTGCAGAAGTGTCAGCTCCAGGTCCACGATGCGGAGGCCCTCATAGCCCTGCTCCAGGAAGGCCCTCACCTGGAGGAAGTGGA cctctcaggGAACCAGCTGGAAGATGAAGGCTGTCGGCTGATGGCAGAGGCTGCATCCCAGCTGCACATCACCAGGAAGCTGGA CCTCAGCGACAACGGGCTTTCTGTGGCCGGGGTGCATTGTGTGCTGAGGGCCATGAGTGCGTGCTGGACCCTGGCAGAGCTGCACATCAG CCTGCAGCACAAAACTGTGATCTTCATGTTTGCCCAGGAGCCAGAGGAGCAGAAGGGGCCCCAGGAGAG GGCTGCATTTCTTGACAGCCTCATGCTCCAGATGCCCTCTGAGCTGCCTCTGAGCTCCCGAAGGATGAG GCTGACACATTGTGGCCTCCAAGCAAAGCACCTAGAGCAGCTCTGCAAGGCTCTGGGAGGAAGCTGCCACCTCGGTCACCTCCACCTCGA cttctCAGGCAATGCTCTGGGGGATGAAGGTGCAGCCCGGCTGGCTCAGCTGCTCCCAGGGCTGGGAGCTCTGCAGTCCTTGAA CCTCAGTGAGAACGGTTTGTCCCTGGATGCCGTGTTGGGTTTGGTTCGGTGCTTCTCCACCCTGCAGTGGCTCTTCCGCTTGGACATCAG CTTTGAAAGCCAACACATCCTCCTGAGAGGGGACAAGACAGGCAG GGATATATGGGCCACTGGATCTTCGCCAGACTTCCCAGCTGCAGCCGAGTTCTTAGGGTTCCGTCAGCGCTGCATCCCCAGGAGCCTCTG CCTCAGTGAGTGTCCTCTGGAGCCCCCAAGCCTCACCCGCCTCTGTGCCACTCTGAAGGACTGCCCGGGACCCCTGGAACTCCA ATTGTCCTGTAAGTTCCTGAGTGACCAGAGCCTGGAGACTCTGCTGGACTGCCTACCTCAACTCCCTCAGCTGAGCCTGCTGCA GCTGAGCCAGACGGGACTGTCCCCAAAAAGCCCCTTCCTGCTGGCCAACACCTTAAGCCTGTGTCCACGGGTTAAAAAGGTGGATCTCAG GTCCCTGAACCATGCAACTTTGCACTTCAGATCCAACGAGGAGGAGGAAGGCGTGTGCTGTGG GTTCACAGGCTGCAGCCTCAGCCAGGAGCACGTAGAGTCATTCTGCTGGTTGCTGAGCAAGTGTAAAGACCTCAGCCAGGTGGA CCTCTCAGCAAACCTGCTGGGCGACAGCGGGCTCAGATGCCTTCTGGAATGTCTGCCGCAGGTGCCCATCTCCGGTTTGCTTGA TCTGAGTCACAACAGCGTTTCTCAGGAAAGTGCCCTGTACCTGGTGGAGACCCTGCCCTCCTGCCCACGTGTCCGGGAGGCCTCAGTGAA